In Sphingobium amiense, a genomic segment contains:
- a CDS encoding cytochrome c1, whose protein sequence is MVRIGAFLVGLFFSGWLLISFLFGAAAFVSDPPQATVEHEFHRDPKHVSFSFEGPFGKYDRRQLQRGFQVFKEVCSACHSLKFVAFRDLQQLGYSEAEVKAIAKQWAIKTPDVDPKTGEASTRDPVPADHFPKPFANNVAAAAANNNAIPPDLSLMTKARHHGSAYVYSLLTGFQPQPAELLKEFPDAKTPEGLHYNPYFANLNLAMAPPLTADGQVTYGDGTKPTVDQMAQDVAAFLTWTAEPKLENRHRAGVATVLFLLIATALAYMAYQNIWAEKKKAV, encoded by the coding sequence ATGGTTCGCATCGGCGCATTTCTGGTCGGCCTCTTCTTTTCGGGCTGGCTGCTGATTTCCTTCCTGTTCGGCGCGGCTGCCTTCGTGTCCGATCCGCCGCAGGCGACGGTGGAACATGAGTTCCATCGCGACCCCAAGCATGTGTCCTTCTCGTTCGAAGGGCCGTTCGGCAAATATGACCGCCGTCAGTTGCAGCGCGGCTTTCAGGTGTTCAAGGAAGTCTGCTCGGCCTGCCACAGCCTGAAGTTCGTCGCGTTCCGCGACCTGCAGCAGCTTGGCTATAGCGAAGCGGAAGTGAAGGCGATCGCGAAGCAGTGGGCGATCAAGACGCCTGACGTCGATCCCAAGACCGGCGAAGCGTCCACGCGCGATCCCGTTCCGGCCGATCACTTCCCCAAGCCGTTCGCGAACAATGTCGCGGCGGCGGCGGCGAACAATAACGCCATCCCGCCAGACCTGTCGCTGATGACCAAGGCCCGCCATCATGGCAGCGCCTATGTCTATTCGCTGCTGACCGGCTTCCAGCCGCAGCCCGCCGAACTGCTGAAGGAATTTCCGGACGCCAAGACGCCGGAAGGGCTGCACTATAACCCCTATTTCGCCAACCTGAACCTCGCCATGGCGCCGCCGCTGACGGCGGACGGTCAGGTCACTTACGGCGACGGCACCAAGCCGACCGTCGACCAGATGGCGCAGGATGTCGCGGCCTTCCTGACGTGGACGGCGGAACCGAAGCTGGAAAACCGCCACCGCGCGGGTGTGGCGACGGTCCTGTTCCTCCTGATCGCGACGGCTCTGGCCTACATGGCCTACCAGAATATCTGGGCGGAAAAGAAAAAGGCCGTCTGA
- the argF gene encoding ornithine carbamoyltransferase, translating to MTKHFLNLSDAGGDAIAAMIADAIDRKAARAGKPKGAVDADAPLAGHTLAMIFEKNSTRTRVSFDMAIRQLGGTSLILDGATSQLGRGESIADTARVLSRMVDAIMIRTDDHAKIEEMAHYATVPVINGLTDLSHPCQIVADLLTVVEHGLALPGSQWAWLGDGNNVLHSIIEAAGLLKFDVRVGVPQGYDPDPSFMEAARAAGSTVTLTRDAVEAVADADVVVTDTWISMGQAHAEEKLKAMMPYQVTPDLMAHAKPQAKFLHCLPAHRGEEVVPEVIDGPQSLIWDEAENRIHGQKSVLLWALGRLG from the coding sequence ATGACCAAGCATTTTCTCAACCTCTCCGATGCGGGCGGCGACGCCATCGCCGCGATGATCGCCGACGCCATCGACCGCAAGGCTGCGCGGGCGGGCAAGCCCAAAGGCGCGGTCGACGCCGATGCGCCACTCGCGGGCCATACGCTCGCGATGATCTTCGAGAAGAACTCTACCCGCACGCGCGTCAGCTTCGACATGGCGATCCGGCAGCTCGGCGGCACATCGCTGATCCTCGACGGCGCGACCAGCCAGCTCGGGCGCGGCGAAAGCATCGCCGATACCGCGCGCGTCCTGTCGCGCATGGTCGATGCGATCATGATCCGCACCGACGATCATGCCAAGATCGAGGAGATGGCGCACTACGCCACCGTGCCGGTCATCAACGGCCTTACCGACCTGTCGCATCCGTGCCAGATCGTCGCGGACCTTCTGACCGTGGTGGAGCATGGCCTTGCGCTGCCCGGCAGCCAGTGGGCATGGCTGGGTGACGGCAACAACGTCCTTCATTCGATCATCGAAGCGGCGGGCCTGCTGAAGTTCGATGTGCGCGTGGGCGTGCCGCAGGGCTATGATCCCGATCCGTCCTTCATGGAGGCCGCGCGCGCCGCCGGATCGACCGTCACCCTGACGCGCGATGCGGTGGAGGCGGTTGCGGACGCGGACGTGGTCGTCACCGATACCTGGATTTCGATGGGGCAGGCCCATGCCGAGGAAAAGCTCAAGGCGATGATGCCCTATCAGGTGACGCCGGACCTGATGGCGCATGCAAAGCCGCAGGCGAAGTTCCTCCACTGCCTGCCCGCACACCGCGGCGAGGAAGTCGTGCCCGAAGTCATCGACGGTCCCCAATCGCTGATCTGGGACGAGGCGGAAAACCGCATCCATGGCCAGAAGTCGGTGCTGCTCTGGGCGCTGGGGCGGCTCGGTTGA
- a CDS encoding DUF3617 domain-containing protein, translating into MNKGFQQGLCALAILMASSAAYAAGAPAPALPSALQSLETGEWELRGRGEGAEVRKLCVTDLRQLLQVRHGKAQCRSFVISDAPHDMSVTYDCAAAGNGRTDLRVETSRLVQIRSQGVAEGAPFAFSAEGRRVGACKG; encoded by the coding sequence ATGAATAAAGGTTTTCAACAGGGTCTTTGCGCCCTCGCCATTCTGATGGCTTCCAGCGCTGCCTACGCGGCTGGAGCGCCCGCACCGGCCCTGCCTTCCGCGCTTCAGTCGCTGGAGACGGGGGAGTGGGAATTGCGCGGGCGCGGCGAAGGGGCGGAAGTCCGCAAGCTCTGCGTCACCGACCTGCGCCAGTTGCTTCAGGTCCGGCATGGGAAGGCACAGTGCCGCAGCTTCGTCATCAGCGACGCGCCGCATGACATGTCCGTCACCTACGATTGCGCGGCGGCGGGCAATGGGCGCACGGACCTAAGGGTCGAAACGTCGCGCCTCGTGCAGATCCGCTCGCAGGGCGTGGCGGAAGGTGCGCCCTTCGCTTTCTCGGCCGAAGGGCGGCGCGTGGGTGCGTGCAAGGGGTGA
- a CDS encoding tRNA (cytidine(34)-2'-O)-methyltransferase translates to MRIALYQPEIAGNVGAVLRLAACFSVPVDIIMPTGFAFSDARLKRAAMDYGEAADVTRHANFAAFDAERRAQGRRLLLLSAHASQRLPDVRFEESDVLMMGSESAGVPPEVRDIADIRVRIPMAPGFRSLNLAVSTGIAVAEALRQTEAFPA, encoded by the coding sequence ATGCGTATCGCTCTCTACCAACCGGAGATCGCGGGCAATGTCGGCGCGGTGCTGCGCCTTGCCGCCTGCTTTTCCGTCCCCGTCGACATCATCATGCCGACCGGATTCGCCTTTTCGGACGCGCGGCTGAAACGCGCGGCCATGGATTATGGGGAGGCCGCGGACGTGACGCGCCACGCCAATTTCGCCGCCTTCGACGCGGAACGCCGCGCGCAGGGCCGCCGCCTGCTGCTGCTGAGCGCGCATGCGTCGCAGCGCCTGCCCGATGTCCGGTTCGAGGAGAGCGACGTGCTGATGATGGGATCGGAAAGCGCCGGTGTGCCGCCGGAGGTGCGTGACATCGCGGACATCCGCGTGCGCATCCCCATGGCGCCGGGCTTCCGGTCGCTCAACCTTGCCGTATCGACCGGCATCGCGGTCGCCGAAGCGCTGCGCCAGACAGAGGCCTTTCCCGCATGA
- the hemF gene encoding oxygen-dependent coproporphyrinogen oxidase, which produces MTNPVPAVPFPLDARQQAARGWFESLRDRICAEFETIEREAGSDASFTYTAWDREAEGQAPGEGGGGVRGVMKGRIFEKVGVNISTVGGEFAPAFAQTIHGAADNPAFFATGISLVAHMANPHVPAVHMNTRYLVTTKSWFGGGADLNPPLPREDDTAHFHAVLKEACDAHDPDHYPRFKAWADDYFFIPHRGVHRGVGGIFYDHLECPDDAAFDANFAFTRAVGDAFLAAFPPIVRRRMGEDWTDADYATMLEWRGRYAEFNLVHDRGTLFGLKTGGNIDAILMSLPPMASWS; this is translated from the coding sequence ATGACCAATCCCGTGCCCGCCGTCCCCTTCCCGCTCGACGCCCGGCAGCAGGCGGCGCGCGGCTGGTTCGAATCGCTGCGGGACCGCATCTGCGCCGAGTTCGAAACCATCGAACGCGAGGCAGGAAGCGATGCGTCTTTTACCTACACGGCATGGGACCGGGAGGCGGAGGGACAGGCGCCGGGCGAAGGCGGCGGCGGCGTGCGCGGCGTCATGAAGGGCAGGATATTCGAGAAGGTCGGCGTCAACATATCGACCGTGGGCGGCGAGTTCGCCCCGGCCTTTGCCCAGACGATCCATGGCGCGGCGGACAATCCCGCCTTCTTCGCGACCGGCATCAGCCTGGTTGCGCATATGGCCAACCCCCATGTCCCGGCCGTGCATATGAATACGCGCTACCTCGTCACCACCAAAAGCTGGTTCGGCGGGGGCGCTGATCTTAATCCGCCTCTGCCCCGCGAAGACGATACAGCGCATTTTCACGCCGTGCTGAAAGAGGCGTGCGACGCGCACGATCCGGATCATTATCCCCGGTTCAAGGCATGGGCGGACGACTATTTCTTCATCCCCCATCGCGGCGTGCATCGGGGCGTCGGCGGCATTTTCTACGATCATCTCGAATGCCCGGACGATGCGGCGTTCGATGCGAACTTCGCCTTCACCCGCGCGGTGGGGGACGCATTCCTCGCCGCTTTCCCGCCGATCGTGCGGCGGCGGATGGGAGAGGACTGGACCGATGCGGACTATGCGACGATGCTGGAATGGCGCGGGCGCTATGCGGAATTCAACCTCGTCCACGATCGCGGCACGCTGTTCGGCCTCAAGACCGGCGGCAATATCGACGCCATCCTGATGAGCCTGCCGCCGATGGCGAGTTGGAGCTAG
- the queC gene encoding 7-cyano-7-deazaguanine synthase QueC, translating into MVAKETKFAVVLLSGGLDSMVAGGLAREAGYRILALSIDYNQRHRVELRAAARVAESLNAMRHIVLPLDLTAFGGSALTADIAVPKGGVGPEIPVTYVPARNTIFLSLTLGLAEVAGASDIFIGVNALDYSGYPDCRPEFIDAFQKMATLATKAGVEGHPIRINTPLQYMSKADIVREANRLGMDAGISWSCYDPTPDGKHCGLCDSCRLRAKGFDEAGLPDPTVYATRP; encoded by the coding sequence ATGGTTGCCAAAGAAACAAAATTCGCTGTCGTGCTGCTTTCGGGCGGACTCGACTCCATGGTCGCGGGCGGTCTGGCGCGGGAAGCGGGCTACCGCATCCTTGCCCTGTCGATCGACTATAACCAGCGGCACCGGGTCGAACTTCGCGCCGCCGCGCGGGTCGCCGAATCGCTCAATGCGATGCGGCATATCGTCCTGCCGCTCGACCTCACCGCCTTCGGCGGATCGGCGCTCACCGCCGATATCGCGGTGCCCAAAGGCGGGGTGGGACCGGAGATTCCCGTCACCTATGTGCCCGCGCGCAACACCATCTTCCTGTCGCTGACGCTGGGCCTTGCCGAAGTGGCGGGGGCGAGCGACATCTTCATCGGCGTCAATGCGCTCGACTATTCGGGCTATCCGGATTGCCGCCCCGAATTTATCGACGCCTTTCAGAAAATGGCGACGCTCGCCACCAAGGCGGGTGTGGAGGGGCACCCCATCCGCATCAACACCCCGCTGCAATATATGAGCAAGGCCGACATCGTGCGGGAGGCCAACCGGCTGGGCATGGACGCGGGGATAAGTTGGTCCTGCTACGATCCCACGCCCGACGGCAAGCATTGCGGCCTGTGCGATAGCTGCCGCCTGCGCGCCAAGGGCTTCGACGAAGCGGGCCTGCCCGATCCCACCGTCTATGCCACCCGGCCCTGA
- a CDS encoding GNAT family N-acetyltransferase: MGLTPVEPGMVATIVTHLEMRDRPRPAPVPPAPLRLVRWKSPDLDAYRTLFRRVGEEWLWFSRLVMADDALRAIIHDPAVEVYAVTDPRGTEVGLLELDFRALPDCELSFFGLAPGYTGKGLGRWLMAQAVSLAWRKGVERFWVHTCTLDSPAAMGFYIKSGFVPFAREVETFADPRLAGILPREAARHVPVLDQSAA, from the coding sequence GTGGGCCTGACGCCGGTGGAGCCAGGGATGGTGGCGACCATCGTCACTCATCTGGAAATGCGGGACCGGCCCAGGCCCGCGCCGGTTCCGCCCGCGCCGCTGCGGTTGGTGCGCTGGAAAAGCCCGGACCTCGACGCCTACCGCACGCTTTTCCGCCGCGTGGGCGAGGAGTGGTTGTGGTTTTCCCGGCTCGTCATGGCGGATGACGCGCTGCGCGCCATCATCCATGACCCGGCGGTGGAGGTCTATGCCGTCACCGATCCGCGCGGGACCGAAGTGGGCCTGCTGGAACTGGATTTCCGCGCGCTTCCCGATTGCGAACTGAGCTTTTTCGGCCTCGCGCCCGGCTATACCGGCAAGGGGCTGGGCCGCTGGCTGATGGCACAGGCGGTGTCGCTCGCCTGGCGCAAGGGGGTGGAGCGCTTCTGGGTGCACACCTGCACGCTGGACAGCCCGGCGGCGATGGGTTTCTACATCAAATCGGGCTTCGTGCCGTTCGCGCGCGAAGTCGAGACGTTCGCCGATCCGCGCCTTGCCGGCATCCTGCCGCGTGAAGCGGCGCGCCATGTGCCCGTGCTGGATCAGTCCGCCGCCTGA
- the lipB gene encoding lipoyl(octanoyl) transferase LipB has product MSAETPSQQQSEAPLPFQPSVEWRVDASPVDYPAALADMEARAAAIYAGEANERVWLLEHPPLYTAGTSADPAELLDPRFPVHDAGRGGRYTYHGPGQRIGYLSIDLGQRGRDVRNFVHHLEGWMIAALADLGIAARRAEGRIGIWTDDREGREAKIGALGIRVRRWVTLHGFSINVDPDLSHFGGIVPCGISEYPVTSIAALGGDASMAALDLALHAHFPAFLSRLRRCGGGLEQCESAR; this is encoded by the coding sequence ATGTCTGCCGAAACGCCATCGCAACAGCAGAGCGAAGCGCCCCTGCCCTTCCAGCCATCGGTGGAATGGCGCGTCGATGCGTCGCCTGTCGATTACCCCGCCGCGCTCGCCGACATGGAAGCGCGCGCCGCCGCCATCTACGCGGGCGAAGCGAACGAGCGGGTCTGGCTGCTGGAGCATCCGCCGCTCTACACCGCCGGGACCAGCGCCGATCCGGCGGAACTGCTCGACCCGCGCTTTCCGGTGCACGATGCCGGGCGCGGCGGGCGATACACCTATCATGGGCCGGGGCAGCGGATCGGCTATCTCAGCATAGATCTGGGGCAGCGCGGCAGGGACGTGCGCAACTTCGTCCATCATCTCGAAGGGTGGATGATCGCGGCGCTCGCCGACCTCGGCATCGCGGCGCGACGGGCGGAGGGACGGATCGGCATCTGGACCGACGACCGGGAGGGCCGGGAAGCGAAGATCGGCGCGCTCGGCATCCGCGTGCGGCGCTGGGTTACGCTGCACGGCTTTTCGATCAACGTCGATCCCGACCTGTCCCATTTCGGCGGCATCGTGCCGTGCGGCATCAGCGAATATCCCGTGACCAGCATCGCGGCGCTGGGCGGCGATGCCTCCATGGCGGCGCTCGATCTGGCGCTGCATGCGCATTTCCCGGCCTTTCTCAGCCGGCTGCGGCGATGTGGCGGGGGACTTGAGCAATGCGAATCCGCTCGCTAG
- the petA gene encoding ubiquinol-cytochrome c reductase iron-sulfur subunit, producing the protein MASVEHSDGQALSGEEGVRRRDFINIAAVSFAGVGAVVTVLPLIDQMNPSADVLALASTEVDLSAIQPGQAIKTTFRSQPLFVRHLTPAEIAEADKVDVSSLRDPQTLDERTVDGKKEWLITMGVCTHLGCVPLGAGEGENRGEFGGYFCPCHGSSYDTAARIRKGPAPKNLEVPKFSFTSDTAILVG; encoded by the coding sequence ATGGCGAGCGTAGAGCATTCTGACGGACAGGCATTATCCGGCGAGGAAGGTGTGCGTCGCCGCGATTTCATCAATATCGCAGCCGTGAGCTTCGCGGGCGTAGGGGCGGTGGTGACCGTTCTCCCGCTGATCGACCAGATGAATCCCAGCGCCGACGTGCTGGCGCTCGCATCGACCGAGGTCGATCTGTCGGCGATCCAGCCGGGGCAGGCGATCAAGACGACTTTCCGCTCGCAACCTCTTTTCGTGCGTCACCTGACCCCGGCGGAAATCGCTGAGGCGGACAAGGTCGATGTGTCGAGCCTGCGCGATCCGCAGACGCTGGACGAGCGCACGGTCGACGGCAAGAAGGAATGGCTCATCACCATGGGCGTGTGCACGCACCTCGGCTGCGTGCCGCTCGGCGCGGGCGAGGGCGAGAATCGGGGTGAGTTTGGCGGCTATTTCTGCCCCTGCCACGGTTCGTCCTACGACACCGCCGCCCGCATCCGTAAGGGGCCGGCGCCCAAGAATCTGGAAGTTCCGAAGTTCAGCTTCACTTCCGACACCGCCATTCTCGTGGGTTAA
- the queE gene encoding 7-carboxy-7-deazaguanine synthase, with amino-acid sequence MSYAVKEMFLTLQGEGVQAGRRAVFLRFAGCNLWSGREQDRASAVCRFCDTDFVGTDGLGGGRFADARDLADAALRFWGERTEGRYIVLTGGEPMLQIDDALIDALHGHGFTIAIESNGTIPVHPGIDWVCISPKAGSDVVQRSGDELKLVWPQPGAGHSLADVAEMEAWAFAHHLIQPLDDARAADNARAAVDLVMDRPVWRLTVQAHKYLGLR; translated from the coding sequence ATGAGCTACGCGGTCAAGGAAATGTTCCTGACCCTTCAGGGGGAGGGCGTGCAGGCAGGACGGCGCGCGGTTTTCCTGCGCTTTGCCGGCTGCAACCTGTGGAGTGGGCGCGAGCAGGATCGGGCGAGCGCGGTCTGCCGCTTCTGCGACACCGATTTCGTCGGCACCGATGGCCTTGGCGGCGGGCGCTTCGCGGACGCGCGGGATCTGGCGGATGCGGCGCTGCGTTTCTGGGGTGAACGGACCGAGGGACGCTATATCGTGCTGACCGGCGGCGAGCCGATGCTCCAGATCGACGATGCGCTGATAGACGCGCTACATGGGCACGGCTTCACCATCGCGATAGAAAGCAACGGCACAATCCCGGTCCATCCCGGCATCGACTGGGTCTGCATCAGCCCCAAGGCGGGCAGCGATGTGGTGCAGAGATCGGGCGACGAACTCAAGCTCGTCTGGCCGCAGCCGGGCGCGGGGCACAGCCTTGCCGATGTGGCGGAGATGGAGGCCTGGGCCTTTGCCCATCACCTGATCCAGCCGCTCGACGACGCGCGGGCGGCGGACAATGCGCGCGCGGCGGTCGATCTGGTCATGGACCGCCCGGTGTGGCGTCTGACGGTGCAGGCCCATAAATATCTGGGTCTGCGCTAA
- the hslO gene encoding Hsp33 family molecular chaperone HslO — MTADHLDTALGFTIPSRHVRGRVVRLGPVLDEVLAAHAYPPPIERLLASALVLAALLGSTLKQEGGQMTLQAQTQNGVVSLLVADYKDAALRGYVKFDADRLAELGTDPSLFGLFGKGYLAITFDLAETGERYQGIVPLEGQSLAEAAEHYFFQSEQIPSVIRIATRHDAGEGCIAAGMLLQHLPEGEVGRERLHVRHDEPEWEHVQALAETLRADELTDTALPLSDILWRLFHEEEEVRVTEEGQLAKGCRCDLTHIRDVIGRFPASERSEMADEQGIIGVDCAFCSRIFPIALDSFVPN, encoded by the coding sequence GTGACCGCCGACCATCTCGATACGGCCCTTGGCTTCACCATCCCCTCGCGCCATGTGCGCGGGCGCGTCGTGCGCCTGGGGCCGGTGCTGGACGAGGTGCTGGCCGCACACGCCTATCCCCCGCCGATCGAGCGGCTGCTGGCGAGCGCGCTGGTGCTCGCGGCGCTGCTCGGCAGCACGCTGAAGCAGGAAGGCGGGCAGATGACGCTTCAGGCGCAGACGCAGAATGGCGTCGTCAGCCTGCTGGTCGCGGACTATAAGGACGCGGCCCTGCGCGGCTATGTGAAGTTCGATGCGGATCGCCTCGCCGAACTGGGCACCGATCCGTCGCTCTTCGGCCTGTTCGGCAAGGGCTATCTCGCGATCACTTTCGACCTTGCCGAAACTGGCGAGCGCTATCAGGGCATCGTGCCGCTGGAGGGGCAGTCGCTGGCCGAAGCCGCGGAGCATTATTTCTTCCAGTCGGAACAGATCCCCAGCGTCATCCGCATCGCGACGCGCCACGACGCGGGCGAAGGCTGCATCGCGGCGGGGATGCTGCTCCAGCACCTGCCCGAAGGAGAGGTCGGGCGCGAGCGGCTGCATGTGCGGCACGACGAGCCGGAATGGGAACATGTGCAGGCGCTGGCCGAAACGCTGCGCGCCGATGAACTCACCGACACCGCGCTGCCGCTCTCCGACATCCTCTGGCGGCTGTTCCATGAGGAAGAGGAAGTGCGCGTCACGGAGGAAGGGCAGCTTGCCAAGGGGTGCCGCTGCGACCTGACGCACATCCGCGACGTGATCGGCCGCTTTCCGGCGAGCGAGCGGTCCGAAATGGCGGACGAACAGGGCATCATCGGCGTCGATTGTGCTTTCTGCTCGCGCATCTTCCCGATCGCGCTCGACAGTTTCGTTCCGAATTGA
- a CDS encoding cytochrome b: MSFPWAEHYTPKHPLMQWVDEKLPLPRLVYNAIGAGYPVPRNLNYFWNFGVLAGLALVIQIVTGVIMAMHYGANDLVAFGTVEQTMRDVNAGWLMRYAHANGASFFFIVVYLHIFRGLFYGSYKAPREMVWLLGLVIFLLMMATAFMGYVLPWGQMSYWGAKVITGLFGAIPVVGEPIQTWLLGGFAPGNASLNRFFSLHFLLPFVIAGVIILHIWALHIPGSSNPTGVEVKGPQDTVPFHPYYTAKDGFGVGVFLILFAIMLFFAPNYLGHPDNYIEANPLSTPAHIVPEWYFWPFYAILRAFTVDFFFVPAKLLGVLAMFASILLLFFLPWLDTSPVRSGNYRPTFKKFFWILILDVLILGYCGGAPAAEPYVMISQVAAAYYFAHFLIILPLIARFEKPLPLPGSITESVLNRHNIKGEEDALPGMGADPQPSNAG, from the coding sequence ATGAGCTTTCCCTGGGCTGAACATTATACCCCCAAGCATCCGCTGATGCAGTGGGTGGACGAGAAGCTGCCGCTGCCGCGCCTCGTCTACAACGCCATCGGCGCGGGCTATCCGGTGCCGCGCAACCTCAACTATTTCTGGAATTTCGGCGTGCTCGCCGGTCTTGCTCTGGTGATCCAGATCGTCACCGGCGTCATCATGGCGATGCACTATGGCGCCAACGACCTGGTGGCGTTCGGCACCGTCGAACAGACGATGCGCGACGTCAATGCGGGCTGGCTGATGCGCTATGCGCACGCCAACGGCGCGAGCTTCTTCTTCATCGTCGTCTATCTCCACATCTTCCGCGGCCTCTTTTACGGTTCCTACAAGGCGCCGCGCGAAATGGTGTGGCTGCTGGGCCTCGTCATCTTCCTGCTCATGATGGCGACCGCCTTCATGGGCTATGTGCTTCCCTGGGGGCAGATGAGCTACTGGGGCGCGAAGGTCATTACCGGCCTGTTCGGCGCGATCCCGGTCGTCGGCGAACCGATCCAGACCTGGCTGCTGGGCGGCTTCGCCCCGGGCAATGCGTCGCTCAACCGCTTCTTCTCGCTGCACTTCCTGCTGCCCTTCGTGATCGCGGGCGTCATCATCCTGCACATCTGGGCGCTGCATATTCCGGGTTCGTCGAACCCGACGGGCGTGGAGGTGAAGGGGCCGCAGGACACTGTGCCCTTCCACCCCTATTACACCGCCAAGGACGGTTTCGGGGTCGGCGTGTTCCTGATCCTCTTCGCGATCATGCTGTTCTTCGCACCCAATTATCTTGGCCATCCGGACAATTATATCGAAGCGAACCCGCTTTCGACGCCCGCGCACATCGTGCCCGAATGGTATTTCTGGCCATTCTACGCGATCCTGCGCGCCTTCACGGTGGACTTCTTCTTCGTGCCGGCAAAGCTGCTGGGCGTGCTGGCGATGTTCGCGTCGATCCTGCTGCTCTTCTTCCTGCCCTGGCTCGATACCTCGCCGGTGCGGTCGGGCAATTATCGTCCGACGTTCAAGAAGTTCTTCTGGATTCTCATCCTCGACGTGCTGATCCTGGGCTATTGCGGCGGGGCGCCGGCGGCGGAACCCTATGTGATGATCTCACAGGTCGCGGCGGCCTATTATTTCGCGCACTTCCTCATCATCCTGCCGCTGATCGCGCGCTTTGAAAAGCCGCTGCCGCTGCCGGGGTCGATCACGGAATCGGTGCTCAATCGCCACAACATCAAAGGCGAAGAGGACGCGCTGCCCGGCATGGGCGCCGATCCCCAGCCTTCGAACGCCGGTTAA